Below is a genomic region from Rhinatrema bivittatum chromosome 8, aRhiBiv1.1, whole genome shotgun sequence.
ggtgagagaggcGGCGGGATAGGATCTGGGTGATCATGTGGTAGGGGGCCAAGGGGAATGAGGGAAAAGCAGGGCCCTTGGGACTTCTGGTGGGGTGAGAGAGTCGGGGCTCTCGAAGTTGgggattgggggggtgggggagaaggaggCCGGAGCACGCGGCCGAGGGTTGAAGAACTGATCGTGGCCCCTCCAGCAGCTCGGAGACTTCAGGTATATTTCGCCCTTTGTACTTCTCTTGAGTTAAAGGCTCCTAGTACATGGATTCTTGTCCTGGAAAGCTCTTGCAGTGCTTATAGGGTGCCAACAGCTTCCTGCGCTTGAATTATTTATTGTGAATAATAAAAATTAGCTTTAAAAACATTTATCTTTATTTCGGTACTATAAGAATATATAAGCAAATCCACGAGAAAAATCCATTTTCAATTAAGATATAAAGAATGAACATAGTAATTACTTTTTAACTGAAAGTTATATGCATAATTCACAATAAAGTTTGAATAGTTCTTAAGTATAGGGTAACATGTCTCAGATGTGTGAGCTTTTTCCCCAAGGGTTTTGATTAAGTCTTTAATCCTAATGAGTTGTCTGCTGGGAATTGTTTCTGGAACAGGGACAAAAGATTTTAGGTATCTGGCCTTAGTACCTTGGCCAGCATGCAGAGAGAAAATGCCCTGTACATTTATACCTGTTTGGATTCTGTTCAGAAATACTTGCTAGGTTTATTTCCCTTTCAGGGTTTGCAAATTGAGGTTCAGAAAATTAAATGTGATTTAAAAAAGACCATGCAGCTTATCAATTTAAAGGCTGAGGATGGCCCTGGGGTATATGTTCTCCATTTGATATTTAAATTgtttgaaatacaaaaaaaaataattttcagttaAATGCTGCTGTTGTATAGGTGGTGAGAAAGATGAGAGCATAATTGGGCAGCATCTATCCTCATCTAAGTGTGTTGAAGAAAATATAGATTTGTGACAATTTCTTGTTTTTATAGCTGTCCCTGCCAAGACTGAGGCCAAGTCAAAAGCCCTGAAAGCTAAAAAGGCTGTCTTGAAAGGGGTGCATagccacaggaagaagacaaTCAGGACTTCCCCCACCTTCAGGAGGCCAAAAACCTTGAGATTAAGGCGACAGCCTAAATATCCAAGGAAGAGTGCTCCCAGGAGGAATAAGTATGTTACAAGCATGCTTTTGGGGTTGGGGGAAAGTGATTCTGTTATTTCCTTACATCTCTTTGCTGTCCATTTTCTgctgctttcttttcttctttgggaTGTTCAGAAAGTCTATGAATGTTTTACCAAATTCACATAGTCCCTTTTTCCTGTTTCTGCAAGTTCTGTTCCACCAATGCATGTTTTTTATGCTAATACCAATTGGAAAATAACCAATTTGGCATctaaacccttttttaaaatgtttggggtaCAGATGATGTTTTCATAGCGATCAAAGTCTGAAAGCCTGTGATGCTGCTTTATTACTTACTGATGTACCCAAAACAGAGTGAATATTTCAGACATACTGCTGTGTCCTTTCATGATGGCCAGGGTATTGTTAGTCTGTATTGAGCTTTATGTGCCAGTACAAAGCTCTTTGTTCACATATGGCTATGATGGCCTGTTGGAACAAATGCACATGCATTTGTTCCAGTGGAAGACCATTATCTCAGCTTACATTTAGCTGaatacattttattaattatttagtTTTCACTTTGTTTACAAACAGTGAACAAGTGAACAGAGTCCCTGCCAAGAGTTAGCAGTGGAAGAGCTGCACAAGAGTGTAGTGGCTTGTTCTCAACAGTAGCTGACATGTGACAGTGCTGGGATTTTCTCTGGCAGGATAACGACTATACAGTAACAAAATTCATTCTTTGCCAGGCTTGATCATTATGCCATCATCAAGTTCCCGCTCACCACAGAGTCAGCCATGAAGAAGATTGAGGACAATAACACACTGGTTTTCATCGTTGATGTGAAAGCCAATAAGCACCAGATCAAGCAGGCTGTGAAGAAACTGTATGATATTGATGTGGCAAAGGTGAACACTCTGATCAGGTGAGGAGACTTTTGTTGTAGTAGTGCCGCGGCAGCAGAGAGCTGTCTGACATTGGATTTTGAAATGCCAGTACGCCTCCCTGGAATGGCTGCTCAGATTGACAAAGTCCTTTCCAGATTGGAAATGTCTCTTGTGCCCAGGGCGTGCACTGGTCCTTCAAGTTATTTTATATGTAGAATAGTAAAAATTGGAGCCTAGAGTGGCTGGAATGGAAGCTGTTCTGTACATGGACTAGtttatatagaaacacagaatgaAGCATAAGGCCCATCTTATCTGCCCACTGTTTCAATCAAATATACCTCTCTATCTTCCTGTTGATGAAAGATGAGTGAACCCATGTTAGTCTCACAGCTTCAGCTCTGAACACTGATAAATTCTCCTGGACCAGTTCCCACACAGACTTGTGTTTGGTCCTACACAGTTATGTGAATTGTCTTGATTTACTGTAGTATTGCATGGTGATCAATCAAATAATAATGTGGAAAGACCAAATTCTGGGAAGAATTATGTTAGAGATATTAAATCAGTCTGCTCTATGGAAATTTCCAATTCATAGCTCTTTATAAGAGCAAGGATATTAATCTTATCTAGACCACCTTCCCTGTTTTCTTGTGCTACCAATGTCACCACCCCAAGGATGGCGACAGTTGCATTACTTAGAAAATGCTAAGTGAGTGTAAAATTCTACAAATGTGATTTGTTAGGGAAAGTCCACTTTGAAATCTTGTCAGAAAGAGAAAAGACATATCAAGCAGAGAAACAGCTCTCTAGCCGATCTTGTTGGAATAAGCCTTGTGCTTGCAGATGGGAAGATTTCTTAACCTGAGGGGTGTGATAACAAGATCTGCCTTTAGTCTTGTTCAGATTTCATATCTGAAAACTGATGGTAATGCATGAGTAGAGGGCATGGTGCAGAGAAGGTGCTGCTTAagggtgtgttgtttttttttctttttttccccagaccCGATGGCGAGAAGAAGGCATACGTACGTCTTGCCCCAGACTATGACGCGCTAGATGTTGCCAACAAAGTAAGAAATGTTGACTACTTGGTACTGCAGTCACAGAAAGCAGGTCCTGTCCATGGCAAGGCAGAGAAGTTATTTATAAGCATCTTTTGCTAAATTAGtatcaaggtggattacaatcaaatCAGATATTAAAGATATGAGGTTAGAGCATATATACAAATGTGGCTGGAGACATGAAGTCATCTAGATTGTAACAACCCTATAGTAGATAAGAGCCGTTCTGAGAACAATCCTGTCTTAAGTTTCcttgctgctgtgtcctcctgtcACCACCTTTTGCAAAGAGTCCAGAGTGTGTCAGCATCTTTGTATTCATGTGGACCTTGTTTTGAGAGTAAAGGAGATTAGGGAATTTGCCCACTTTTGTTATCCAGCTAATATTTTAAGGATAATCCTGTGTGATTATCCCTAAGGTAGAAAGCAATGAGAGAAGACAGGGGTAGGCCTGAAGCCTGACCAGTAGAAGAGAGGTAGTGGTAGGAAAGAGCAGAGGTAATCCAGAGGAGGGCTGCAGAATGGTGAAGAATCTGCATTCGGAGCCCTGTGAGGTGAGATTTGGGAACCTAATATGTATGATCTAAAGGAAAAACATTCAGGTACTCTGGGCATGTAACATGAGGCAGAATTAATTTCATGGGAGACTGGAGAGTGAATATTAGAGTAATGTAAGGACCTAATTCTCATGAAATGGTatgtgcatggaacagcctcacaGTAGGACAAGGGATTTTTAGTGGCTGAAAAGATGAGTGAGTTGAAAATAAGTGATCtgtttggtggggggagggggggtctttATTTGCTGGGTTAGATACAGACTGTGGCTCCTAACAGCATTTTGTATCTCATTTCCTCATGCAAATGATGTAAAATTGAGTTGTGCTGAATGCATTGATGCAATCAAAGGAACCACTGATGCATGAGGAGGTCAAACAAGAAGTTGTTGGCCTTGCTACATACCTCTTTTCTCATATCTGCAGCCTCTCCTTGGTGTCTAATTACCCTCTTCCCCTTCTGTTTCCTAATTCTTCTGTTATGGCTTCTGATTCTGCTTTTGCTTTTCACTTCCTATATTTTTCAGTTTATGTAGAACACTTTtacaaataaaacacaataagCTTCCAAGTGATTGGAATATTGGATTTTCAGTTTTGTGTAACATTGGCAGCTTTTGTCTTGTTTCAGCATGTGTGAGACATTTGGGCCGATACTGTACATTTTaatcagtaaggggcggaaaacgcgcgtctaacccgcggaacctaatagggccctcaacatgcaaatgcatgttgagggccctattaggtattcccgcacgatacagaaagtaaaatgtgcagccaagctgcacattttactttaagaaactagcgcctacctttgggtaggcgctagtttctgccggcgctgggaaagtgcacagaaaagcagtaaaaactgcttttctgtgcaccctccgacttaatatcatggcgatattaagttggaggtcccgaaggataaaaaaaaagaaaaaatttaaaatgggccggcggctgttgggtcgaaaaccggatgctcaattttgctggcgtctggtttccgagcccatggctgtcagtgggctcgagaaccgatgccagcaaaattgagcattggctgtcaaacctgctgacagccgccactccttttgcccgtttctaccgccgggcctcatttaaatagagaatctcGCGTACaagcgagtggcctgtgtgcgcaccgggagagcgggcgttcgtccgctctcccacagactttactgaatcggcctgattgtgagccACATTACCCACCTAAGGGAGAGGGGAGACAATGAGAACGCTGCTTGAGCTACTTCAGGGGTCCAGTTAtagtgaaatggggggggggggggtgtggggagaCAGTGTTGTTCTCAGATCCTGTTCTTACTAAccctctctgtttttctttcagATTGGCATAATCTGAGCCTGTTTGATGAAGAATTGTGCAGATCacattaaaatcaataaagccatttttctcttttgtcatatttgtgaatattttgtgAGTAATGTGAGCAGGGATTTCACTGCTTCTGAAAAATAGTGTGGCCTTATCTGTGTTTTAAGCAGCTTCTGTGTATTGTACTAGTAGTTAAATTATTTCTTCTGCTGATTGGAGGGGAACGGTATAGTGGCAATCCTTTCAGTGAATATCCTTACAAAAcatgagttccctgtacgtacccagatcagtttcAACTCCtaggtttattcatccctgccagcagatggagacagagagagcctcactgacactgcttgaataagccctggtgccatctgcagtagctcagtatttctctgtctctagcagatggtggctggtgcataaacctgcagtctcctttttttttttttttttgcgccttTCTTTTTCgggtgagccttcctcccaggggtttgGTTCCCAAGAGGACCCTTTCCCTGTTGGTTTAGGTGGAAGAGTTGGAGGTCAGTGACCTTTTTTGTAGGttcataagaacattccatactgggtcagaccaagggtccatcaagcccagcatcctgtttccaacagtggccaaacctgacaagtacccaaaaactaagtctattccatgctactgttgctagtaatagcagtggctattttctaagtcaacttaatagcaggtaatggacttctcctccaagaacttatccaatccttttttaaacacagctatactaactgcactaaccacatcctctggcaacaaattccagagtttaattgtgcgttgaatgaaaaagaactttctctgattagttttaaatgtgccacatgctaacttcatggagtgccccctagtctttctattatctgaaagagtaaataaccgatgtaAAGAGTAAATATCtgttctagacccctcatgattttaaacacctctatcatatcccccctcagccgtctcttcttcaagctgtaaagtcctaacctctttagtctttcctcataggggagctgttccattccccttatcattttggtagcccttctctgtaccttctccatcgcaattatatcttttttgagatgcagtgaccagaattgtacacagtattcaaggtgcagtctcaccatggagcgatacagaggcattatgacattttccattttattcaccattccctttctaataattcccaacattttgtttgcttttttgactgccgcagcacactgaaccgactatttcaatgtgttatccagtatgacgcctagatctttcttgggtggtagcacctaatatggagcctaacattgtgtaactatagcatgggttatttttccctagatgcatcactttgcacttattcacattaaatttcatctgccatttcgatgcccaattttccagtctcacaaggttttcctgcaatttatcacaatctgcttgtgatttaactactttgaacaattttgtatcatctgccaatttgattacctcactcgtatttctttccagatcatttataaaaatattgaaaagtaagggtcccaagacagatccctgaggcattccactgcccactcccttccactgagaaaattgtccatttaatcctactctgtttcctgtcttttagccagtttgtaatccacgaaaggacatcgccacctatcccatgactttttacttttcctagaagcctctcatgaggaactttgtcaaacgctttctgaaaatcgaagtacactaaatctaccggttcacctttatccacatgtttattaactccttcaaaaaagtgaagtagatttgtgaggcaagacttgccttgggtaaagccatgctgactttgttccattaaaccatgtctttctatatgttctgtgattttgatatttagaactaTTTTTgatatttccactatttttcctagcactgaagtcaggctaactggtctgtagtttcccggattgcccctggagccttttttaaatataggggttacattagctatcctccagtcttcaggttcaatggatgattttaatgataggttacaaatttttactaataggtctgaaatttcattttttagttccttcagaaccctagggtgtataccatctggtccaggtgatttactactcttcagtttgtcaatcaggtctaccacatcttctaagttcactgtgatttggttcagtccatctgaatcattacccatgaaaaccttcaccggtacgggtacctccccaacatcctcttcagtaaacaccgaagcaaagaaatcatttaatctttccgcgatggccttatcttctctaagtgcccctttaacccctcgatcatctaatggtccgacattctccctcacagtctttgtttttactgtgagtttttgcctctacggccaacttctttttaaatccGAGTTGATCTGTGGgctgtaaatctggtggtccagatccctctccTCTGGCAGCTTTCAGCTCCTTTTCTTCTTCaggtttttttaaagtttttttttttgttgtctttttttttttttaaagcagctctAATAGCTGTGAGGAGCATCTAAGTTGTAAGGTTCTGGGGCTGTGTGTCGTGTGTCCCTCCTCCCATTTTTTTCCTCCATActggttttttcatttttttcttgttttttttcttagt
It encodes:
- the RPL23A gene encoding 60S ribosomal protein L23a; protein product: MAPKAKKEAVPAKTEAKSKALKAKKAVLKGVHSHRKKTIRTSPTFRRPKTLRLRRQPKYPRKSAPRRNKLDHYAIIKFPLTTESAMKKIEDNNTLVFIVDVKANKHQIKQAVKKLYDIDVAKVNTLIRPDGEKKAYVRLAPDYDALDVANKIGII